The Apis cerana isolate GH-2021 linkage group LG10, AcerK_1.0, whole genome shotgun sequence DNA window GGTAATTTCAAAGTGGCAATAAGACGTAGAtggaattatgaaaataacgtTTCAGCAATTGTGTGTTACATGTCTACTggtacatatttttatctgaatatttttacactttttcataaacaaataaaaagatttctctCTTAATTAGGTTCATCCAATTCAACTGGTAATTTAGCCACGGAAACGAATTTACTTTCTACGGAATTAACTATAGATGAACTAACAGAGGCACTTGAATATGTACTCTGTAAACTTACAAAGGGATCCCAAACTATTAATCCGACATGCAATTTacgcattttttataaagttggCAGTTCGCCAGGACCGAATTTTGTTCAAGATgttctttctaaattttctacgCGAAATTTAGTTACTACTATTATACCGGCAACGCACTTACATAATTTCAGTACCTTTTTATCTATATGTGGTATTAGACACGAGTAAAGtctaataatagtttttacgttgtcaattatatacaaaacatTATTGTGTCGTAaaagaattgcaaaaattttatttgccgtttaaattatttcaatcaatgaatataaatgaaaaaaaagaacaaatcgATTTTAGtacgaaatgaaaatgattaacGGCTATGTCGATACTCGACTATGGTtgtaaaactttatatattctaaaggATAATTACTTAGCAGTATCAGTGCTcgaatataatgttatttttcacCTTTTCTACTGATTGCTTGTTGGGTTTGCTCAGAATTCACTTGACATCTGtcaatagtatatttatattcggcTAGTCAACGAGacgttaatgattttaaatcattttatctcGTTAGTATAAGTGTTCTACGTAATGCAAAACACATTATGTCATTTCATAATGTGTGCTGTATGCTATGCCTCGTTTTTTGCTCaagttgttttttatttttcacaatttcacgATACGTGCGGAGTGTTAAGTGTgtgattttgaaagaatttgaaaGCGTGCACAGCCATTTTTATAGTAGCGCTCaaagtaaattgaatattaaagaaaaaagtatcagACGTATTAGGGAAATTGTACATTTTAAcatcaaatatgaaaaaagtcTAGTTTATGCCCTTTCTAAtcttagttaaaaaaaaaagagaaaaaaggaaaaatgaatcGATATGCGGAAATTTAAAACACGCACTTCTTAACGATTGTCTTCTTTCACTTTTGAAATGCTGCCGATGTTGTTCCGCTATCATTTAAACTTTGTATTGTAATGGCAGACACATGTAGCTTTGCAaaaggatataaaaaatatttacttcgcAAAAAAGATACTGTGTAAATCCTCGGTAGTTTCTGCATAATTGATCTAATGCTTTAGAGATACGTCTTGTACAAAAATAtgctatatattaaaatatttttgacagTATAATATTCATGCAACGATATGCCAAAGTTTGTATTTTACAATTTGGTCAttgtttaatcaattttagtattatgatcttattttcttgtatatattactaaataatctaaaaaattttgcattgtattatatgatgtaattagttttgaaaataattggttATTAATTATGGCTGAACGGcgagaaaagataaatttcagaaGAACATGAAACATATTATTCATGATGTGAATACTATGTtactataaatatgtaaaaatatttgcaaggCATACTCTCGCAACAAAATACTATTCCGAGGATTatattgcaaagaaaaataaagaaagtgatatatatttttaagaaattgctattttgtttcatattttattatgctcCCTTTTTACCTTCatcatacatatgtattaatttttatttttttttaaatctacaactaataaattacaagattgttaatttttttataaattgaaattaactctaaaaattaatattaaacttatgcatatatatgcatataacaaatataaacattttaaaaaacagcaccatatatacatttaaaaagaaatgttaaaaataattataaaatttatataatactgtaAAACAGTCTTCCAATAAtgatttcttcttattatgataaataattttatatgtaataatatagtgaaaagaaaataaattatatgaacacaatttgtttaaaaaaaaaaattttttttcattttataatagtattttaaaaaagaactaTCGACATTTAAgtataaaaggataaaaagaaaattggaatctttaaaatttttacttaaacattaacatttaaagtgagactttatatattttaaattttatatatagctaATTATAACTACTTTTATGTAAcaaaatacttaatttttcaaattgattataatcatataattatgtacaataatattctttccatttaaaaattcatatgaaagattttataataaatgaatcagTTAAATcttcataatatattcattatctacataaataaaaaaaattctattttatcagtTTTTCTATGCACGGGATTCACATTTTATACAACCCTCgtctttaaacaaaaattatatatttatatttatttacgttttcAATGTTTTCGATATTAATGGTTTCATCATATGCTGGCGATTTGGTGCACAAAAATCACATAGATAATTTTTCCTGTCTAATAGCATTCCCTTGGTCTCCACGCAAcctgtaaatattaatgattttaatgagaataacttttttattataatgataaatgccaattattaaatatttttttatatttaatattttactatacctgaaaccttttttttaaatttgaaatagttaaattattcttaaagacaaaaatatttgatgaaacaTGCAAATGCAATGACatgcaatgaaaaatatataacggaATTATATGGAATTTGTGTCAATACCTAAGTGCAGATATTTGTCACATGCGCTGCAATGCACTAGATTTGCTTCCAGGTCGAGTCTTGGCGCAGTATGACAGCGACTGCAGTGTGGGCAATAGCGACCCTTTCGCCATAGCCTTGTTATTACATAAAGATTATGGGGTTAATGAATTTGGATAAGGATTCATTATAATgccagaatttaatataactgatgaaaatttgaatctttgccaatttatcttaaacatgcatgaataaattaagtatAGATAAATGTatgttattaatcaaattgtatatatctaatttttaaaacccAAAGATTCAAATATGATGACATTGTGAATGTGAAACattagtttataaattttttttaagaagaagatTAGTGTGAATTAAGGAAATTGTGAAGCAATAACGAAGCCccgtgaaaatttgaaaactagCACTTAGTATGTGTATTTTTAATCACATTTTCACTCATACATTACACCataagatgaaagaaaaattagtacTACTTACTTTGAACATGGAACACATAGTGTTGAAACATAAACACGAGTATTCTTATCaccttttttatattcatgttGCCATTGAGCAACACTGTTTCTATCAGAATTTATACCACCAGGTTCTCTTGAACTACAATTTGCACAGACAGCACATTCTTGACAATGCCATCTTCCTTGGGGTACTCGTCGAAGGCCAACGCAATAAATATGATacctaaataaattatatatatatatatatatatatatataattgtatatatattttatgttttataataaaaaaagcataCCCTCTATCACACATATCACAAAAAAGCATTTTATCTTCGTCAGCAGGATCATGACACTGAGCACAAGTTTTACAATCTGTGCATTGCCATGCATATGATTGAATATGAGGAACCATATCTAAAGTTAGATCTATACATGATGGAtgaactataatataaaaatattacgatatttattataaaagaataaaaaatcaataaaaatgatataaaataattaccatGTCCATTACATGTACCACATTGAATTAAAACTTCATTTTTACTATgtttattcaatgtttttaaaCACatcttacattttaattttatttcatctttttggTTTGCTATTTCCATATCTACTTCGTCCATTGTAGACTGAGAACCTTCTGTATCCTGTGTTCCCTCGCTAGAAGatgaactatatataaaaaataaaaaactattctttcacaagagatattaaaatgttaagttttaataataatataaacctTGAATCATCTGAAGATGAATCACTATCACTATCACTTTGAGATCCTTCTGATTGACTGTCAAATTTACGTTCATTTGGTCTCATAGGACCATAGAGTACAGTATTAAGAGGATAATATCGTAATTCAGCTGGTGTATATTCCCGATAATAATCTGTATATTGTCCTGGTATCAATGCAACAGGGTAGTGACCAATTCTTCGttccgtttcaatttttagttGTTTTTTTGGCACATGTATTGTAAAAGTTTGTAAATCTAAGctgcattttctattttctcgtcgagctttatttaaattaatattccaagATAATGCAGATTGAACTGCCATTTCTGCTAgatcaattctatttttttcagcATTTGCAGCTGCtgttaattctttttgttttttagaatGTTCTTTCACTTGTTTTTCGCGCATATGTTTACGATATTCTTCATATTGATCCGGAAAATCACTGCACATTACATCTAATACTTCTGAACTGCATACAGCAGTTAATcctaaaataacattaataaaaatatactagtaaagaataagtaaaaaataataaataaataatttataaataatttacccaTATCACACATTGCTTCACTAACTAATCCATTTTCTCtcaaataatttctctcttcCATATCCACTACTCTTCTCTTTAAATctggatattttcttttgaaagattttacaCCAAGGTACTGAGATATTTGTTCTTGTATCATAAATGTTTCACCTTTTCGATCTAGTGGCCATTCATATTCAGCAATTTTATCGACAGTAAATGGTCCTTCGTCtggatcaaaattaatttccattcttcgatttttaacTTTCACTTTTTCTGATTCTGTGGTTGCAGTACTAAGTACACTTCCTTGGGATTCCTCATTTACCATAGTTTCAGAGgctatgatattataaagatataatacttTGTATTTAAAGACATAACCAACTACtacataataatgttttataatttaaattatagaattatattaaagaattatattaaaaataattgtctttattaaaataaatagaaaaaaaacgaatagattaatttaatttcacaattaagattaacaataaatatctatgttattaaacttttcaaaataaaaatatttttaaaaaatgtatataattgatatgataataataaaacactaACCATTatggttttaaaatttttttaaaatatatatcttaatacaTATTCATTATGATTTAAAGTAATAGTACATTTTGtgcttaatttaaatacatctcACATTTAGGTGCTTGAGAGATGTTAGGACACAAGAAAAGATCTATTTATAGATATCTTACTTGGAGGTCTACCAAtacatttatcttttaattttgtttagtCATATGATGACTATAATCCATATATTgcttttcattattatcatttttttgttttgaaaatttattattatttttaaaaatataataaaaatatattttatataaatatataattaatatataatataattgattttaattgttaacaaataataatataaatatttatataataaataaaatcattattttttacttataataattattctaaatataaaaaataattattgcattattgaacttttaaaattaatatataatataaataacataccTGGTGCAGAAATATTTCTAGCTGGAGTTTGAGACCTTGAACCTAATTCTGCACTCATTCTCGTTTCTTCATCTATTACTTGCACTGTAGACACATTCTCATGCTTTGTAGCATTTTCTACTCGTTTTGATGCTGGTGTAAGCCAGTTAGGATGTCCAGGTGGTATTAATATGTCTTTACTTTCTAATTTTGTATTCTCTGTCAGTTTATCAGATCTGTTATCAGAATCTACTTTTGTTACAGCCTTTTGTATTCGTTCAGGAacgatttcaatcaatttcttATCCTTAATATCATCTTTAATGTTTGATACTGGTTTAGGTAATCGCATTTctgatgttttatttatttccgtgGAGTCTATAagcatgttatttattaattattaattatatttgcattttttaatttatcagttttttttccaataatctttttatcaacTTTACCCGAAGAATTAGTTATTTTGGAATCCATAACTGGTTGTTTAAGAACTTTATACAGTTCTGATGATTTTCCGAAAGATTCTTGTTGCACTCCAGAATCATCTATCGTTATTATAGCCGTTGTAGAAGCTTCTATCGCATTTAAATCTTGTTCTATCTTaggttttttcattatttgtgaATCTGCATTATCTAATTTTCGTTTTCCTCgacctaaaaattaaaaaaaaaaaaagaaaaaaagaaatgaacaaagtgataaaaatatgaaaaaagtaattatataatatttacacataaactatttgaaaaatacaaacCTCGTCCTCTACCTCTTCTAGGAGGAGCATAACTCTTCTGATTCCTACAAGTTCTTTTAGGCCTTTCATTCTCTCTGGATTCTGGAAAATGTGCTGATGATTGCATATGTTGCGAGTCGTCTAAAGATAAAGGATCCCTAGGTATTAATAAATGAGGTGGAGGATGAGTAATTCCTTGAGGTAATGGATTCCTTCTGGGTCTACCTCTTTTTTTAGGCACTTTAACTTCTGGCATTCTATTGGAAACTTCTTCTATTATCACAACGTCTTGGctagaatttgaattttcatttactaTTATCAATTCAGGCCGTTGTTCTATAATTTCACAATCAGAATTCATTGGTGAACTAGatacattttttgataaaatatccttcaatttttcattcatagaaGTATCTGATGATTTTTGTGGTCTTACTTGAGTAATACTGATTTCTTGATTTATAACATTCATTTGCTGTAGACTAATCGCGCTGTTTTTTGGATCAAATAAAAACTGTTTTTGTTCTCTAGGTGTAACAGGTTGAATAGTAACTTCAGGCAAAATTTGTGTGAATTGAGTTTCTAACTTAGACTTTTTGGAATCGATAGGTGCGATAGTAATATCCTTACGCTTTGGAGACATTTCAATTAcattatctattttctttccGTGCATTTGCACTGGTTCAATAGTAAGTTCTGAACGATTGCTTTGTAAAATAGTTGAATGACcagttttaagaatttttaatgtagaGTCTTTATGACCGATTTGTCCAGCCTCTTTGTATCtttgtgtaaaattttgaGATGAATCAATTTCTTTGGATTTATATGCAGTTTCCGTTTGATTATCGCAAGCCACAATTGTCGGATGACCGGtcttagataatttaattttcatttcaagagATGAATCAGTATCTCGACGTCGCTGTTGTTTATCCTTCTTTTCTGAATCTACTATAGATGCATCtccagtttttaataattttattttcatacctAAAGAAGCATCACCAGTTTTAGAATGTTCTGCCTCAGATATTCGGATAGTTTTATTTACATCATCAGATATATCAGGTTGTATGATAGAAGCATCTCCAGTTTTGGatagtttaattttcattcctaAAGGTGATTCAGTTCTCTTGGGTATTTCTTGTGGAACTTTGATTTCTTCCAACTGATCTTGTTTCTCTGAAGATATAATAGATGCATCACCAAACTTAGACAGCTTGATCTTCATACCAAGTGgtgattcaatttttgataatgattCATGTATATTATCTATTGATTTATCTACAATTTCTTGAGTAATGTATGGagattccaaatattttgaaacatccTGAGATATGTCTATTCTGTCATCTAATACTTCTGAATGAACAATAGATGCATCACCgcttttagataatttaatcttcattCCAAGAGGTGATTCTGTTCTTTTGGGTATTTCTTGCAATAATTTAGTTTCTCCCAATTGCTCTTGCTTTTCTGAAGAAACAATAGATGCATCaccaaatttagaaaatttgattttcatacCAAGTGGTGATTCAACTTTTGATACAGTTTcatgtatattttctattgatttttctatagTTTCTtgtgaaatttcaatatgtaGTGGttctaaagattttataacatCTTgagatatatcaattttatcttttatttcttctagaaCTTCTGAATGAACAATAGATGCACCACCacttttagataatttaattttcattcccaGAGGCGATTCTGTTCTTTTAGGTAtttcttgcaaaattttactttcttcgAACTGATCTTGTTTCTCTGAAGAAATTATAGATGCATCACCAAATTTAGAAAACTTAATTTTCATACCAAGTGGCGATTCAATTTTTGGTAAAGATTCCTGCATGTTTTCTACAGATTTTTCTATAGCTTCATGTGAAATCTCAATATGAGGAGAATCTAATGATTTTATAGCATCTTGAGATATTTCCATTTTGTCTTTTATCTCATCTAAAATTTCCGAATGAACAATTGATGCATCGCCACTTTTGGataatttaatcttcattACAAGAGGCGATTCTGTTCTCTTGGGTATTTCTTGTAAAAGTTTGCTTTCTTCCCATTGTTCTTGTTTTTCTGCACTAGATACATCACCAAACTTAGAAAGCTTGATCTTCATACCAAGCGGTGATTCAATTTTTGACGAAGTTTCgtgtatttctattaatttttctacaacTTCTTGTGTAACATCAATATGTGGTGATTCTGATGATTTTGTAACATGTTGAGAAGTAtccattttatctttaatttcttccaATACTTCTGAATGAACAATGGATGCATCACCACGTTTagacaatttaattttcattcctaGAGGTGATATTGTTCTCTTAGGTACTTCTTGAAGAAGTCTGTTTTCTCCTAATTGTTCTTGTTTTTCTGAAGAAACAATAGATGCATCACCAAACTTAGAAAGCTTTATTTTCATACCAAGTGGAGAGCCAATCTTTGGTAAAGTATCATGTTTGATTTCTATTGCTTTATCTACAAATTCGTGTGAGATATCAATATGCAATGGCTCTAACGATTTTGTAACATCTTGTAATAtatcctttttaattttaacttcatCTAGCACTTCTGAATGTACAATGGATGCACTGCCacttttagataatttaattttcattccaaGAGGTGATTCTGTTCTCTTAGGTACTTCCTGCAAAAGTTTATTTTCGCCTAGATATTCTTGTTTTTCTGAAGAAACAATAGATGCATCACCATATTTAGAAAGTTTAATCTTCATACCAAGTGGAGATTCAATTTTTGCCAAAGATTCATGTCTGGTTCCAAATGTTTTTTCTATAGCTTCTTGTGAGATATCAATATGTAGTGGTTCCAAAGATTTTGtaacatttgaaaatatttcttttttatctttattttcttctggCATTTCGGAATGAACAATAGATGCTCCTCCACTTTTGGATAGTTTAATCTTCATTCCAAATGGTGATTCTGTTCTTTTGGGTATATCTTGTAGATGTTTATGTTCTTCAAACTGTTCTTGCTTTTCTGAAGAAACAATAGATGCTTCACCAAGCTTAGAAAGCTTGATTTTCATACCAAGTAACGATTCAACTTTTGGCAAAGATTCCTCaggttcaattaatttttctatatcttcatgtaaaatttcgaaatgagaTGGCTCCAATGATTTTGAAACATCTTGAGATATATCTATTTtgtctttaatttcatttagaaCTTCTGAATGAATAATTGATGCATCACCACGTTTGGataatttaatcttcattCCAAGTGGTGATTCTGTTCTTTTGGGTATTTCCTGTGGAACTTTGATTTCTTCCAACTGATCTTGTT harbors:
- the LOC107993123 gene encoding uncharacterized protein LOC107993123 isoform X3, which encodes MESLIEMNTKLSKCGDASIVQQDATKMQMEHKDKLDIVQESPKKIELSFEENIKLSKNNDTSIVSPKVLEIKDRMDMPQEVSKSLESSHIEISQETIEKSVETKMQEMLPKFESPFDMKIKDSNFSDASIVSSEKQEQLIENKLLQEIPIKTESLLEMNIKLSKSDNESIVHSEVLDEIIDKIDISQDDTQLLKPLHIEISQEAMEKSVEETMHEIIPKVESSLDTMFKLPNFDDSSVLSSGKQEELEESKILQEILDRTPTILESSVGIKIESAKNDNSSIVHSEVLDEIKNEMDKSEDISNSLKFSHINVLQEDIEKSKEIKHEVLPKSPEMKIEVFKFDDTSINSLEKQEKLVESTILQEVSMREETSLEMNIELTKDEDESIIHSEILNEIKERIDISQDDKPLEQLDIKVPHDNVEESIETASKLELSFNMKIKDSNFSDTSIIPSEEQEMLEESKILQEIPNKTESLLELENKLSKTDDASLTYPEMQDKIKDTLHMSLNITKPLQQLHVEISHEIIEKSMQETLSKLASPLSIKVKDSNFTDISIVSSEQQEKLEENKLLQEIPKETESLIEMEIKLSNNDDTSHVYSKISDEITNTANISQVITKSVEHPNIEIPHEVIKKSMETMQEALPVLESFNMKIKDSKFNDASIVSLKKEEQLEQESKLLQKIPETTESYLEIKNKLSNIENSSIVDSEDLDEIKEKIDITQDVSKLLEPSEIEISQEAIEKLVETMQQNLPEGESSLDMEMKLSEFDDASVLSSEKQELVENKSIQEIPKKIKSPLRIQSKLPKSDNASIPHSEMLNQFNEKINISKDVTELLEPTRIEILQEDIEKLVESIHERIPKVESMESMEMKLNEIDDTSFLSSEKQEELEENKLLQEIQKETESSIKIDIKLSKNENIVHSEILDEIKDKIDKISQDDTKTIESPHFEISQEIIEESVETLHETLIKVESPLGMKIKAFEFDDASIISSKKQELEESKLLEEIPKTTISSLEMKIKLNENDDISTVHSEMLEETENKLDMTPDITKSIETSDIDQIINDQVIEKSVETIYETLPKVTSPLDMKIELSNFVDACIVSSELQEELEENKLQEEIPKRTISMEMKNELSENDNTSIVHSEMIEETKNITDISQDVKELLETSDIEISQNAIEKSEEIRYETFPKLESPLGTEIKLPEFENASIASLEEQEHLEESKLLQEISKDTESSIEMKIKYDDASIIVHPHDGIKDKIEIFQDVTKSMDTSHNDIVQKVIKKPLETVIEPLPNLESPLDTKNKISEFDNISNVDNISNISSEKEKHLEESKLLQEISKRIESPLEIKINLSTCENASTIDTQIMQETENKVDTSQDTNTKPLELLQIKISNEAIEKSVETMYEKLSTTESLDMKNKYIEFDNRSIVSPKKEKQLEEHKFCHEIPIRTESPVEVKIKLSKNDDTSTIHSEVLNETKDKMDMSQDITKLLEPLPNEIAKETIEKSIEITHENFPKIESPLGMKIKLTKFGSASIISSEKQEQLGTNKLLQVIAKKTDSPLGMKIKLSKNGDTSIVHPEDKIKEKRDMIQKNTIKSLEPLHNEISQEIIEKSKEMHETLPKVGSPLGMKIKLSKFGDASIISSEKQDQLEEIKVPQEIPKRTESPLGMKIKLSKRGDASIIHSEVLNEIKDKIDISQDVSKSLEPSHFEILHEDIEKLIEPEESLPKVESLLGMKIKLSKLGEASIVSSEKQEQFEEHKHLQDIPKRTESPFGMKIKLSKSGGASIVHSEMPEENKDKKEIFSNVTKSLEPLHIDISQEAIEKTFGTRHESLAKIESPLGMKIKLSKYGDASIVSSEKQEYLGENKLLQEVPKRTESPLGMKIKLSKSGSASIVHSEVLDEVKIKKDILQDVTKSLEPLHIDISHEFVDKAIEIKHDTLPKIGSPLGMKIKLSKFGDASIVSSEKQEQLGENRLLQEVPKRTISPLGMKIKLSKRGDASIVHSEVLEEIKDKMDTSQHVTKSSESPHIDVTQEVVEKLIEIHETSSKIESPLGMKIKLSKFGDVSSAEKQEQWEESKLLQEIPKRTESPLVMKIKLSKSGDASIVHSEILDEIKDKMEISQDAIKSLDSPHIEISHEAIEKSVENMQESLPKIESPLGMKIKFSKFGDASIISSEKQDQFEESKILQEIPKRTESPLGMKIKLSKSGGASIVHSEVLEEIKDKIDISQDVIKSLEPLHIEISQETIEKSIENIHETVSKVESPLGMKIKFSKFGDASIVSSEKQEQLGETKLLQEIPKRTESPLGMKIKLSKSGDASIVHSEVLDDRIDISQDVSKYLESPYITQEIVDKSIDNIHESLSKIESPLGMKIKLSKFGDASIISSEKQDQLEEIKVPQEIPKRTESPLGMKIKLSKTGDASIIQPDISDDVNKTIRISEAEHSKTGDASLGMKIKLLKTGDASIVDSEKKDKQQRRRDTDSSLEMKIKLSKTGHPTIVACDNQTETAYKSKEIDSSQNFTQRYKEAGQIGHKDSTLKILKTGHSTILQSNRSELTIEPVQMHGKKIDNVIEMSPKRKDITIAPIDSKKSKLETQFTQILPEVTIQPVTPREQKQFLFDPKNSAISLQQMNVINQEISITQVRPQKSSDTSMNEKLKDILSKNVSSSPMNSDCEIIEQRPELIIVNENSNSSQDVVIIEEVSNRMPEVKVPKKRGRPRRNPLPQGITHPPPHLLIPRDPLSLDDSQHMQSSAHFPESRENERPKRTCRNQKSYAPPRRGRGRGRGKRKLDNADSQIMKKPKIEQDLNAIEASTTAIITIDDSGVQQESFGKSSELYKVLKQPVMDSKITNSSDSTEINKTSEMRLPKPVSNIKDDIKDKKLIEIVPERIQKAVTKVDSDNRSDKLTENTKLESKDILIPPGHPNWLTPASKRVENATKHENVSTVQVIDEETRMSAELGSRSQTPARNISAPASETMVNEESQGSVLSTATTESEKVKVKNRRMEINFDPDEGPFTVDKIAEYEWPLDRKGETFMIQEQISQYLGVKSFKRKYPDLKRRVVDMEERNYLRENGLVSEAMCDMGLTAVCSSEVLDVMCSDFPDQYEEYRKHMREKQVKEHSKKQKELTAAANAEKNRIDLAEMAVQSALSWNINLNKARRENRKCSLDLQTFTIHVPKKQLKIETERRIGHYPVALIPGQYTDYYREYTPAELRYYPLNTVLYGPMRPNERKFDSQSEGSQSDSDSDSSSDDSSFLFFIYSSSSSEGTQDTEGSQSTMDEVDMEIANQKDEIKLKCKMCLKTLNKHSKNEVLIQCGTCNGHVHPSCIDLTLDMVPHIQSYAWQCTDCKTCAQCHDPADEDKMLFCDMCDRGYHIYCVGLRRVPQGRWHCQECAVCANCSSREPGGINSDRNSVAQWQHEYKKGCVETKGMLLDRKNYLCDFCAPNRQHMMKPLISKTLKT